Below is a window of Candidatus Binataceae bacterium DNA.
GGTGGGACTTCATAGCGCCGGCCTTTGTGGCGGATTTTCACGCTCTCGCGCTCGATCAGCGGGGCCATGGGGAGAGTGAATGGCCCAAAGAATGGCAGTACAGTTCGCTCGACTACGTTGCGGACCTCGAGCAGATTATCGACCATTGGGGATTGGGCGCCCCCGTGCTGATCGGCCATTCGATGGGGGCACACAACGTGCTGGTCTATGCTTCCCGAAACAGCAAAAAACTCCGCGCCATGGTCGCGATCGACACTCCGCCCGACTATTCCCGATTTGCGGTCGAGTTCCTTCGCACCTATGCCGTGAAACCGCCGCGCCGCTTCGAATCGATGGAGGCGGCGGTTCGCAGCTTCAAAGTTATGCCCCGGGAGACGCTCGCGAAGAAGGAGACGCTCGAGCTCATCGCTCATCACACTTACCGGCGACTCGAAGACGGGAGCTGGACTCACAAGCTCGATCGCCGCACCCTTAGCCGGGAGCCGGTACAAGTCTGGGATCAGTTGTCGCAGATTTCGTGTCCCGCCCTGATCGTGAAGGTTACCAAAAGCCCCGTACTCGATATCAATGCGGCTCGGCGGATGGTCGCGACCTTGCCGAAGGGAAATCTTGAGCAGATCGATGATTCGTTCCATCACGTGATGCTGGATAATCCCGAGGCACTCATCGCGGCGCTCAAGAAGTTCACCGCCACTCTTCTATGACTCGAGCCTCGAGCCATCTCACCGATGCCCGTCCGCGCCTCCATTACTTGCAGTGGAACCCGTCCGGTCCAACCAGCGTGGTTCTGCTGCACGGAAATTCTGCCAACGCATGGTGGTGGGAACCGGTCGCGCGCGAGATGCCGAGGCAGTTTCGGCTGCTCGCCCTTGACCAGCGCGGCCACGGGGACAGCGAATGGGTTCGGCCAGCCGCCTACACCCCGGCGGACTATGCACATGACCTGGTAGGATTCTTGCGCCAGGTTGTTCGCGCTGATGACCGGCCGATCCTGGTGGGGCACAGCATGGGTGGTCTGAGCACGCTTGCCTTCGCGGCGCATCATGGAACCTTGGGGCGAGCGACGGTCGTGATCGACGCCGCGATTACCTCCAGTCGCGGGCGGGATAGGTTCCTGCGCCGGCTTAAGTCCCTGCCCCTGGTGACCTACCCGGACCTGGACACGGCTAAGGCGCGCTTTCGGCTGATGCCGAACGAGGGGCACATTCCCGCCGCGACCTTGCAGAGGATTGCCGAAAAAAGCCTGGTCGCCACCGAGGATGGCCGCTGGACGATGAAGTTTGATCGCGAAAGTTTTTTTGGCGGCGACGGTATCAACCCGATGGAGGCGATCAAAAAGATTCGCATCCCGACATTGCTGCTGCGAGCGGAACTGAGTCGAATCATGACGGCCGAGGCGGCCGCAGCAGCGTGTGTGGCCAATCCTCGGGTGCGACTGGTTACCATACCCGCGGCGCACCATCACCTGTTGCTGGAGAAACCCGCCGCGGTGGCCAAAGCCATCCGGGAATTCGTCGCAAGCCTGCCGCAGAGCGGCTAGAGCGACCGTTCCATTTTACGATGCGAAATTCCGGCTTCTTCAAACACCTCGCCAACGGGTAGAAAACCCTGCTTGAGATAGAACCCTTCCGCGGATAGCTGGGCGTGCAGCACCGCCCGCGAAAAGCCGCGCTGACGTGCTTCGTTCAGTAGAAATTCGAGAATAGCTTGCCCGATACCAGTGCCGCGCACCTCCGCGAGTACCGCCATTCTTCCGATCTTTACGTCGACCGCGCCGTGGGCGACGAACCGGCCGCAACCCACCGCGCGGCCATCCATCAGTGCAAGGGCGTGAACCGCATGTTGGTCGTCCTCGTCCAACTCGAGCTCCTCCGGAACATGCTGCTCTTCGATGAAGACGCGCCGCCGTATGGCGTGGGCGTCGACCAATCGTTCGGCAGATTCGATCGCAACGACGCGCACAACGCAAGCCATGCCATGCTCCTAGCGCGGCCCCTCCCACACGGTCAAATGGGTTGCCGCGATTGTTCGCGCATGTGCTACCCTGCGACGAGGTCCGGGGGGAGCATCGTGGAGACCGAAAAGCCGAGAAAGGCAACTGCTGCCGAGATTCAACGTGCCGCAGAGGTAATTCTCGATGCGAGCTACCCGATCGCGCTGACCGGGGCCGGCATGTCGGTCGAAAGCGGTATACCGCCGTTTCGCGGTCCAGGCGGGCTGTGGACCAAGTACGGCGAACCGCCCATGAATCAGTTCCAGCGCTTCATGGCTGATCCCAGGAAGGCCTGGGAAGAACGCCTGAGCAGCCGAAACGACGAGTTCTACAAACCCCTCACGGAGGCCAAGCCGAACCCGGGGCACTTCGCTCTGGCGGAGCTCGAAGCTCTGGGGCTCCTGCGTTTCGTGATTACACAGAATGTCGACGACCTTCATCGGCAGGCGGGACAGAAATCGCTCGCCGAGATTCACGGCAATTGGAAGCTGATTCGATGTCTGGAGTGCACGCTGCGCTTTCGGCGCGAGCAGATCGATCTAAGCGTGCTGCCGCCTCGCTGTCCCGAATGCGATGGCATCCTCAAGACCGACACGGTTTCCTTCGGCGAGCCGATTCCCATTGATGTGCTCAAGCAGTGCGCTGTACATGCGGGAAAAGCTGACCTCGTGATCGTGGCCGGAACTTCGGCCACCGTTTATCCCGCAGCGGGATTTGCCCTGGAGGTTAAGCAGCGTGGTGGGGTGATGGTCGAGGTAAACCTCTACGACTCCGAAATCACCCCGATCTGCGAGGTCAGCCTTGGCGGCGGCTCGGCGGAGGTGCTGCCCAAGTTGGTCAAGGCGGTCTCGGCGCTGCGCCGTTCCCGCGCCTCGTGAGGGGTTGCCTCGCGACGCATTCCATTGGTTCGCACTTGTAATGAGTTCGATGCGGGCGATGGGGGATGGTTTGTCCGCCGCAGCAATACCATCGCACCACTGCCATCAAGCGCCGTTGGATTGCTGGTCAGCGCCACCGCGAAGAGTGCCCGGTCTTTTTCAGGAAGCCGCGCGTAGATAGTCTCCCAGCTGATCAGGTAGTCCGGCAAGTCCGGATCGTCCAAGTGCACGATCGGTATGGTCCGCGCGCTGTAAAATGCCACGTCGTAATCCAGCGCGCCGAGGTAGCCGACGCTATCCGAGCCGACCGTATTCACCATCTCGAGGGCAAATTCGCGCAGGGACAGGGTGTTGGCGATGGCGGGCACGACGATGAAGTTCGCCGCCAACACTCCCAAAAC
It encodes the following:
- a CDS encoding alpha/beta hydrolase is translated as MTRASSHLTDARPRLHYLQWNPSGPTSVVLLHGNSANAWWWEPVAREMPRQFRLLALDQRGHGDSEWVRPAAYTPADYAHDLVGFLRQVVRADDRPILVGHSMGGLSTLAFAAHHGTLGRATVVIDAAITSSRGRDRFLRRLKSLPLVTYPDLDTAKARFRLMPNEGHIPAATLQRIAEKSLVATEDGRWTMKFDRESFFGGDGINPMEAIKKIRIPTLLLRAELSRIMTAEAAAAACVANPRVRLVTIPAAHHHLLLEKPAAVAKAIREFVASLPQSG
- a CDS encoding Sir2 family NAD-dependent protein deacetylase, whose translation is METEKPRKATAAEIQRAAEVILDASYPIALTGAGMSVESGIPPFRGPGGLWTKYGEPPMNQFQRFMADPRKAWEERLSSRNDEFYKPLTEAKPNPGHFALAELEALGLLRFVITQNVDDLHRQAGQKSLAEIHGNWKLIRCLECTLRFRREQIDLSVLPPRCPECDGILKTDTVSFGEPIPIDVLKQCAVHAGKADLVIVAGTSATVYPAAGFALEVKQRGGVMVEVNLYDSEITPICEVSLGGGSAEVLPKLVKAVSALRRSRAS
- a CDS encoding GNAT family N-acetyltransferase, which encodes MACVVRVVAIESAERLVDAHAIRRRVFIEEQHVPEELELDEDDQHAVHALALMDGRAVGCGRFVAHGAVDVKIGRMAVLAEVRGTGIGQAILEFLLNEARQRGFSRAVLHAQLSAEGFYLKQGFLPVGEVFEEAGISHRKMERSL
- a CDS encoding alpha/beta hydrolase; this translates as MLFIHGGSAHAHWWDFIAPAFVADFHALALDQRGHGESEWPKEWQYSSLDYVADLEQIIDHWGLGAPVLIGHSMGAHNVLVYASRNSKKLRAMVAIDTPPDYSRFAVEFLRTYAVKPPRRFESMEAAVRSFKVMPRETLAKKETLELIAHHTYRRLEDGSWTHKLDRRTLSREPVQVWDQLSQISCPALIVKVTKSPVLDINAARRMVATLPKGNLEQIDDSFHHVMLDNPEALIAALKKFTATLL